One Terriglobia bacterium DNA segment encodes these proteins:
- a CDS encoding P1 family peptidase, translating into MKFRLIPLFLALATIAAVAQQPANVLTEKPIRARDLGIPFQGTPGALNAITDVKGVEVGMTTLISGSGPLVVGKGPVRTGVTVIFPRGKTAKDSVMAATTVLNGNGEMTGTNWIKESGFMQGAMAITNTHSVGVVRDSIIAWQGKTGYIPLSDLYTADLWASLPVVAETADVPLNDMNGFHVKPDDVFAAMNTASSGPVPEGNVGGGTGMICFGWKCGTGTASRKLPDTQGGYTVGVLVQSNFGNPHNLTIAGVPVGRELVPPAIAEPKPAGSGSIIVVIATDAPLLPTQLRRIAKRAILGVGRIGGLGEDSSGDLILAFSTANPGAVSAKKIATVQMLPNDEINPLFAATVEATEEAIVNSMIAAQTMTGANNITVQAIPHDQLQQLLKKYNRLNPPGQPEPAPQQSPTPVQGPKKPSR; encoded by the coding sequence ATGAAATTCCGATTGATCCCGCTTTTCCTGGCACTCGCGACAATCGCCGCTGTTGCCCAGCAACCGGCAAATGTCTTAACAGAAAAACCCATCCGCGCACGCGACCTTGGGATTCCTTTCCAGGGAACACCCGGAGCGTTGAACGCAATCACCGACGTGAAGGGCGTCGAGGTCGGCATGACCACGCTGATCTCTGGAAGCGGGCCGCTCGTAGTCGGCAAAGGCCCCGTGCGCACCGGAGTGACGGTCATCTTTCCGCGTGGCAAAACGGCGAAAGATTCCGTAATGGCGGCCACGACGGTGCTCAACGGCAATGGCGAAATGACCGGTACAAACTGGATCAAGGAGAGCGGTTTCATGCAGGGCGCCATGGCAATCACGAATACCCATAGCGTTGGCGTCGTTCGTGACTCGATCATCGCTTGGCAGGGAAAAACCGGCTATATCCCTCTCTCCGATCTCTACACCGCCGACCTTTGGGCTTCGCTGCCGGTGGTGGCCGAGACCGCCGACGTACCGCTGAACGACATGAACGGATTCCACGTCAAGCCGGACGACGTTTTTGCCGCGATGAATACAGCGAGTTCTGGACCGGTCCCCGAAGGCAACGTCGGCGGCGGGACCGGAATGATCTGCTTCGGTTGGAAGTGCGGTACCGGAACTGCGTCGCGCAAACTGCCGGACACGCAGGGAGGCTATACCGTCGGCGTGCTCGTGCAATCCAACTTCGGCAACCCTCACAATCTGACCATCGCGGGAGTTCCTGTGGGAAGGGAACTGGTGCCGCCGGCGATCGCCGAACCAAAGCCCGCGGGCAGCGGATCGATCATCGTGGTCATAGCCACCGATGCGCCACTGCTCCCGACGCAATTGAGACGTATCGCCAAAAGGGCCATCCTGGGGGTGGGACGCATTGGCGGTCTGGGGGAAGACTCGTCGGGTGACCTCATCCTGGCATTCTCCACGGCGAACCCGGGCGCCGTTTCCGCAAAAAAGATTGCTACCGTCCAGATGCTTCCGAACGACGAGATCAACCCTCTTTTCGCAGCCACAGTGGAAGCCACGGAAGAAGCGATCGTCAACTCGATGATTGCGGCTCAGACCATGACCGGAGCCAACAACATCACCGTGCAGGCAATCCCGCACGATCAGTTGCAGCAGCTATTGAAGAAGTACAACCGGCTGAATCCGCCCGGACAGCCTGAACCGGCACCGCAACAGTCACCGACTCCGGTACAAGGACCGAAGAAGCCATCGAGATAG
- a CDS encoding zinc-binding dehydrogenase, translating into MKAIRFHQHGGPEVLKYEDVPDPVLRKDQVLVRVKAVALNHLDLFVRQGVPGVPLPQIPGSDIAGDVVEAGEYVTDIKPGTRVLLAPMYFCGVCDKCVSGKQNFCPQFSVFGYRVPGGDSELFAAPRVNVLPIPDELTYDEAASVPLVFLTAWHMLVGRAKIQPGQTVLVLGASSGVGSAAIQIAKLWNCRVIATAGSESKLDRARELGADLVIDHYTQKISERVKEITAKQGVDVVFEHVGQATWPESIRSLKPGGTLVTCGATTGPEGIIDLRVLFSRQLSLLGSFMGNMGEFREVMKHVFAGRLQPVVDKSFPLRDAAGAHEYLAKSNMFGKVILNP; encoded by the coding sequence ATGAAAGCCATCCGATTCCACCAGCACGGTGGGCCGGAAGTGTTGAAATACGAAGATGTGCCCGACCCGGTATTGCGCAAAGACCAGGTACTGGTGCGTGTGAAGGCCGTCGCGCTCAATCACCTGGATCTCTTCGTGCGCCAGGGTGTGCCGGGCGTGCCTCTCCCGCAGATTCCCGGCAGCGACATCGCCGGAGATGTCGTCGAGGCAGGCGAGTACGTAACGGACATCAAGCCGGGCACTCGTGTCCTGCTCGCCCCCATGTATTTTTGCGGAGTTTGCGACAAATGCGTCAGCGGGAAGCAGAACTTCTGTCCGCAGTTCAGCGTTTTCGGCTATCGTGTGCCCGGTGGGGACAGTGAACTATTTGCAGCTCCCCGCGTAAACGTCCTGCCGATCCCAGATGAATTGACCTATGACGAGGCCGCAAGTGTCCCGCTCGTCTTCCTGACGGCATGGCACATGCTCGTCGGCCGTGCAAAGATTCAACCGGGGCAAACCGTCCTCGTGCTCGGCGCCAGTTCCGGCGTGGGTTCGGCAGCCATCCAAATTGCGAAGCTCTGGAACTGCCGCGTCATCGCAACTGCCGGCAGCGAGTCGAAGCTGGATCGCGCACGAGAACTTGGCGCGGATTTGGTGATTGATCACTACACGCAAAAAATCTCGGAGCGCGTCAAAGAGATCACCGCAAAGCAAGGCGTCGATGTGGTATTCGAGCACGTAGGACAAGCCACATGGCCCGAGAGCATACGCTCGCTCAAACCCGGCGGAACGCTCGTCACCTGCGGTGCGACCACCGGACCCGAGGGCATCATCGACTTGCGAGTGCTATTCTCGCGTCAGTTGAGCCTGCTCGGCTCCTTCATGGGGAACATGGGCGAGTTTCGCGAGGTGATGAAGCACGTATTTGCCGGACGGCTGCAGCCTGTTGTCGACAAGAGTTTTCCATTGCGCGATGCGGCAGGCGCGCATGAATACCTTGCCAAGAGCAACATGTTCGGCAAAGTCATACTGAATCCGTAA
- a CDS encoding XdhC/CoxI family protein gives MDLYEEIVALRRAGRKGALATITSVRGSIPSFRTAKMLVRDDGSIMGTIGGGCVEADVWQAAREVMEQEKPRSLSFDLNNNPSYDTGLVCGGTLEVFIEPILPPAELFIFGAGHVALNLSKMASLAGFGVSIIDDREAYASRERFPEARQIVAEDFDAALSRLEIPEHAYIVIVTRGHRDDMRVLRWAVDQPAKYIGMIGSKRKVLSIYKELEKEGLPAAKFERINAPIGLEIGAVTPEEIAVAIVAEMIAARRGVDAGALSKARPVQDRTASH, from the coding sequence ATGGACCTCTACGAAGAGATAGTCGCGTTGCGCCGTGCTGGACGCAAGGGCGCCCTGGCGACCATCACCAGCGTTCGCGGATCGATTCCGTCGTTTCGAACGGCAAAGATGCTGGTTCGCGATGACGGCTCGATCATGGGTACTATCGGCGGCGGATGCGTCGAGGCTGACGTTTGGCAGGCCGCGCGCGAGGTCATGGAGCAGGAGAAGCCCCGCTCGCTCAGTTTCGATCTCAATAACAATCCCAGCTATGACACCGGCCTCGTGTGCGGTGGTACCCTGGAGGTCTTTATCGAACCTATTCTTCCTCCGGCGGAACTGTTCATCTTCGGCGCAGGACACGTTGCGCTGAATCTCTCTAAGATGGCGTCCCTCGCTGGTTTCGGCGTATCGATCATCGACGATCGCGAAGCGTATGCCAGTCGTGAACGGTTTCCAGAAGCGCGACAGATCGTTGCCGAGGATTTCGACGCCGCTCTCTCCAGGCTTGAAATTCCCGAACATGCCTATATCGTGATTGTCACGCGCGGGCATCGCGACGATATGCGGGTACTTCGTTGGGCCGTCGATCAGCCGGCCAAGTACATCGGCATGATCGGCTCGAAGCGGAAGGTGCTGTCCATCTACAAAGAGTTGGAGAAGGAAGGCCTTCCAGCAGCGAAATTCGAGCGGATCAATGCCCCGATTGGGCTGGAGATTGGGGCGGTGACGCCGGAAGAAATCGCTGTGGCGATTGTGGCAGAAATGATTGCCGCCCGCCGAGGAGTAGATGCCGGAGCCCTCTCTAAAGCTCGCCCCGTTCAGGACCGGACAGCATCTCACTAG
- a CDS encoding nucleotidyltransferase family protein, with translation MTRSPSFCGLILSAGTSSRMGKDKALLPWPPSAQPSAGLIDTFLGAHITALRPHCDLVVVIAGANFDQLAPVVYSVGGFMIRNSAPELGQFGSLKLGVQDVLNRGRDSAIVALVDRPPVRPETLTKLHDEFLAAEEGVWGVVPEYQGKHGHPFFAGRDLIEVFLRAPITSTARDVMHSLAGHLRYIPVDDPHVSLNVNTPEDYSQLCR, from the coding sequence ATGACTCGTTCTCCCAGCTTCTGCGGTTTGATTCTTTCGGCGGGCACTTCGTCCCGCATGGGCAAGGACAAAGCGCTGCTGCCCTGGCCACCGTCGGCACAGCCCTCCGCCGGGCTGATTGATACTTTCCTTGGTGCGCACATTACCGCGCTTCGGCCGCACTGCGACCTGGTTGTGGTGATCGCCGGAGCAAATTTCGATCAACTTGCGCCGGTGGTTTACTCGGTTGGCGGCTTCATGATTCGTAACTCCGCGCCTGAACTGGGCCAATTTGGCTCGCTCAAACTCGGCGTGCAGGATGTACTGAATCGCGGCCGCGACTCGGCCATTGTCGCGCTGGTGGATCGTCCACCCGTTCGTCCTGAAACACTTACGAAGCTTCACGACGAGTTTCTTGCCGCCGAAGAAGGCGTCTGGGGCGTTGTTCCCGAGTATCAGGGCAAACACGGACATCCCTTCTTCGCGGGACGCGATTTGATAGAAGTTTTTCTGCGTGCGCCTATTACGTCAACTGCGCGTGATGTGATGCACTCGCTGGCCGGGCACTTACGCTACATTCCAGTTGACGACCCCCACGTTAGTCTCAACGTGAATACGCCCGAGGACTACTCGCAGTTGTGCAGGTAA